In a genomic window of Fimbriiglobus ruber:
- a CDS encoding RNA polymerase sigma factor: protein MSSESDRLLVQQIRAGGGRVNAAWEELVVRYEGRLRAYARRRLRDHMVADDVVQDTFIGFLNSLSAFDEQRGLQSWLFTIAAHKVTDQLRKMGRTPYQPGSDADEEMLGRAADGRQRPASSLARSKERLELETAAVARALRDLIRGLQQKGDYTRIQVLELLFVKTWPNWQVAEFLNVSEQQVANYRYAAVQKLCESMRGANLSSDVFPDLK, encoded by the coding sequence ATGTCGTCCGAATCGGACCGGTTGCTCGTTCAGCAGATCCGCGCCGGCGGGGGCCGGGTGAACGCGGCCTGGGAAGAACTCGTCGTCCGGTATGAGGGCCGGCTCCGCGCGTACGCCCGCCGCCGGCTCCGGGACCACATGGTCGCGGACGACGTGGTTCAGGACACGTTCATCGGTTTCCTCAACAGTCTGTCTGCGTTCGACGAGCAGCGGGGCCTCCAGAGCTGGCTGTTCACCATCGCGGCCCACAAGGTGACGGACCAGCTCCGGAAGATGGGCCGGACGCCGTACCAGCCCGGGAGCGACGCGGACGAGGAGATGCTCGGCCGGGCGGCGGACGGTCGCCAGCGGCCGGCGTCGAGCCTCGCGCGGAGCAAGGAGCGGCTAGAACTCGAAACGGCGGCCGTCGCCAGAGCCCTCCGCGACCTCATCCGCGGGCTCCAACAGAAGGGCGATTACACCCGGATTCAGGTACTCGAACTGCTGTTCGTTAAAACGTGGCCGAACTGGCAGGTGGCCGAGTTCCTGAACGTGTCCGAGCAGCAAGTCGCGAACTACCGGTACGCGGCGGTCCAGAAGCTGTGCGAGTCGATGCGCGGCGCGAACCTGTCGTCGGACGTGTTCCCGGATCTGAAGTGA
- a CDS encoding IS5 family transposase (programmed frameshift) yields the protein MRTGYPTDLTESEWALVQPFVPPPTGAGAPRTVNFRSVLNSILYLNRTGCQWRMLPNDLGTPWQTVYAYFATWKRNGTWTRLNAALAAQVRVAEGRPDPTPSATCIDSQSVKGTECTESPGYDGGKKIQGRKRHILTDTLGLLLVVVVTAANVDDGAAAATVLGRLDPGVYSRVRAVFADQKYHNHAFEAWLSGHRPGVRLEISSRPPGATTFQPLRVRWVVERTFAWIGRCRRNSKDYERTESSSEAMVQVSSIRLMLRRLNKCA from the exons ATGCGAACGGGTTACCCGACCGACCTGACCGAGTCCGAATGGGCTCTCGTACAACCGTTCGTCCCGCCCCCGACGGGAGCCGGGGCTCCCCGAACGGTGAACTTCCGATCCGTCCTGAACAGCATCCTGTATCTCAATCGGACCGGTTGCCAGTGGCGGATGTTGCCGAACGATTTGGGCACCCCATGGCAGACGGTGTACGCGTATTTCGCCACGTGGAAGCGGAACGGGACATGGACCCGGCTGAATGCCGCGTTGGCCGCCCAGGTCCGGGTAGCCGAAGGCCGGCCGGACCCGACCCCGAGTGCGACGTGCATCGATAGCCAATCCGTCAAGGGGACGGAATGCACGGAAAGCCCCGGATATGATGGGGGAAAGAAGATCCAGGGGCGGAAGCGGCACATCCTGACGGACACGCTCGGGTTGCTGTTGGTGGTCGTCGTGACGGCGGCCAACGTGGACGACGGAGCGGCCGCCGCGACCGTCCTCGGGCGACTCGATCCCGGGGTGTATTCGCGGGTCCGGGCGGTGTTCGCCGACCAGAAGTATCACAACCATGCGTTCGAGGCGTGGTTGTCCGGTCACCGCCCGGGGGTGCGGTTGGAGATCTCGTCCCGCC CCCCGGGGGCGACCACCTTCCAGCCGTTGCGGGTCCGATGGGTGGTCGAGCGGACGTTCGCGTGGATCGGACGGTGTCGGCGGAATAGCAAGGATTACGAGCGGACCGAATCGTCGAGCGAGGCCATGGTCCAGGTCAGCAGCATCCGACTCATGCTTCGTCGCCTGAATAAGTGTGCCTAA
- a CDS encoding addiction module protein, translated as MSLKLQELKIAAAGLPADERADLAQFLLQSLDDQDEDAVRDEWSALAAQRMGEVRVGKVVGIPAEEVLKTLLGPK; from the coding sequence ATGAGCCTGAAATTACAGGAATTAAAGATCGCTGCCGCGGGTTTGCCCGCTGACGAACGAGCCGATCTCGCTCAATTTCTTCTGCAATCGCTTGATGACCAGGATGAAGACGCGGTGCGAGACGAATGGTCCGCGTTGGCAGCGCAACGAATGGGTGAGGTACGAGTCGGTAAGGTCGTGGGAATTCCGGCGGAGGAAGTTCTAAAGACTCTGCTTGGTCCCAAATAA